The following coding sequences are from one bacterium BMS3Abin08 window:
- the mgsA_2 gene encoding methylglyoxal synthase yields MEKIKNIALVAHDNRKKDLLEWVEWNYTSIIAHKLICTGTTGMMVEQVLKKKLEKEDADFNIIKLKSGPLGGDQQLGAMIAEGKIDIIIFLWDPMQPQPHDVDVKALLRIAVLYNIPTACNRATADFLISSSLIGQEYTPVTKNYESYIKRDLNLQQ; encoded by the coding sequence ATGGAAAAAATAAAAAACATAGCTTTAGTAGCACATGATAACCGCAAGAAAGACTTGCTCGAATGGGTTGAATGGAATTACACATCAATAATTGCACATAAATTAATTTGCACCGGAACAACAGGGATGATGGTCGAGCAAGTTCTCAAAAAGAAACTTGAGAAAGAAGATGCTGATTTTAACATCATAAAACTGAAATCAGGCCCGCTTGGTGGTGACCAGCAACTGGGCGCCATGATTGCCGAAGGTAAAATCGATATAATTATATTCCTCTGGGATCCAATGCAGCCTCAACCTCACGATGTCGATGTGAAGGCCTTATTGCGAATTGCTGTCCTTTATAACATCCCTACAGCATGTAATCGTGCCACAGCAGATTTCCTGATTTCATCATCATTGATAGGTCAAGAATACACTCCTGTAACAAAAAATTATGAATCATATATTAAAAGAGATCTTAACTTGCAACAGTGA